One region of Pseudomonas alvandae genomic DNA includes:
- the argJ gene encoding bifunctional glutamate N-acetyltransferase/amino-acid acetyltransferase ArgJ: MAVGLGPLPTLHPVAGFELGIASAGIKRPGRKDVVVMRCAEGSTVAGVFTLNAFCAAPVILAKQRVQGPVRYLLTNTGNANAGTGAPGLAAAERTCAKLAELTGVDANQVLPYSTGVIGEPLPVEKIEGALQAALDDLSENNWAAAATGIMTTDTLPKGASRQFQHDGVTITVTGISKGAGMIRPNMATMLGYIATDAKVSRQVLQDLMLDGANKSFNRITIDGDTSTNDCCMLIATGKANLPEITEASGPLFAALKQAVFEVCMEVAQAIVRDGEGATKFVTVQVNGGGNHQECLDVGYTVAHSPLIKTALFASDPNWGRILAAVGRAGVPDLDVSKIDVFLGEVCIASQGARAATYTEAQGAAVMQQEEITIRIELGRGDCSETIWTTDLSHEYVKINAEYRT; encoded by the coding sequence ATGGCTGTTGGTCTTGGTCCGTTGCCAACGTTGCACCCGGTTGCCGGTTTTGAACTCGGTATTGCCTCGGCCGGCATCAAGCGCCCCGGGCGCAAGGATGTCGTGGTCATGCGTTGCGCCGAAGGCTCGACGGTGGCGGGCGTGTTTACGCTCAACGCGTTTTGCGCCGCGCCGGTGATCCTGGCCAAGCAACGCGTGCAGGGGCCGGTGCGTTACCTGCTGACCAACACCGGTAACGCCAACGCCGGCACCGGCGCGCCAGGCCTGGCCGCCGCCGAGCGTACCTGCGCCAAGCTGGCCGAACTGACGGGCGTCGATGCCAACCAGGTGCTGCCTTACTCCACCGGTGTGATCGGCGAGCCGCTGCCGGTCGAGAAGATCGAAGGCGCGTTGCAAGCCGCCCTTGATGACCTGTCGGAAAACAACTGGGCCGCCGCCGCCACCGGCATCATGACCACCGACACCTTGCCCAAGGGCGCGAGCCGCCAGTTCCAGCATGACGGCGTGACCATCACCGTCACGGGCATCAGCAAAGGTGCCGGGATGATCCGGCCGAACATGGCGACCATGCTTGGCTACATCGCCACCGACGCCAAGGTATCGCGCCAAGTGCTGCAGGACCTGATGCTCGACGGCGCCAACAAGTCGTTCAACCGCATCACCATCGACGGCGACACCTCTACCAACGACTGCTGCATGCTGATCGCCACCGGCAAGGCCAACCTGCCGGAAATCACCGAAGCCAGCGGCCCGCTGTTTGCGGCCCTGAAGCAGGCCGTATTCGAAGTGTGCATGGAAGTGGCCCAGGCCATCGTCCGTGACGGTGAAGGCGCGACCAAGTTCGTGACCGTGCAGGTCAACGGCGGTGGCAATCACCAGGAATGCCTGGACGTCGGCTACACCGTGGCGCACTCGCCGCTGATCAAGACCGCGTTGTTCGCTTCCGACCCGAACTGGGGCCGGATCCTCGCCGCTGTCGGCCGTGCCGGCGTGCCGGACCTGGACGTGAGCAAGATCGACGTGTTCCTCGGCGAAGTCTGCATCGCCAGCCAGGGCGCCCGCGCCGCGACCTACACCGAAGCCCAGGGTGCGGCAGTGATGCAGCAGGAAGAGATCACCATCCGCATCGAGCTGGGCCGGGGTGATTGCAGCGAAACCATCTGGACGACCGACCTGTCCCACGAGTACGTCAAGATCAACGCTGAATATCGGACTTGA
- the secA gene encoding preprotein translocase subunit SecA: MFAPLLKKLFGSKNEREVKRMLKTVQIVNAFEEQMVALSDDQLRAKTAEFKDRIAKGETLDQILPEAFAVCREAGKRVMGMRHFDVQLIGGMTLHEGKIAEMRTGEGKTLVATLAVYLNALSGKGVHVVTVNDYLARRDANWMRPLYEFLGLTVGVVTPFQPPEEKRFAYASDITYGTNNEFGFDYLRDNMAFSMEEKFQRELNFAVIDEVDSILIDEARTPLIISGQAEDSSKLYIEINKLIPQLKLHVEEVEGEVTQAGHYTVDEKTRQVELNESGHQFIEEMLTRVGLLAEGESLYSAHNLGLLTHVYAGLRAHKLFHRNVEYIVQDGQVVLVDEHTGRTMPGRRLSEGLHQAIEAKEGLNIQAESQTLASTTFQNYFRLYNKLSGMTGTADTEAFEFHQIYGLQVVVIPPNKPLARKDYNDLVFLTAEEKYAAIINDIKEGMAQGRPILVGTATIETSEHMSNLLTQEGIEHKVLNAKFHEKEAEIIAQAGRPGALTIATNMAGRGTDILLGGNWEVEVASLENPTPEQIAQIKADWQKRHQQVLESGGLQVIASERHESRRIDNQLRGRAGRQGDAGSSRFYLSLEDSLMRIFASDRVKNFMKALGMQPGEAIEHRMVTNAIEKAQRKVEGRNFDIRKQLLEFDDVNNEQRKVIYHMRNSLLAADDIGETIADFRREVLDATVSAHIPPQSLPEQWDIAGLEASLRSDFGVSLPIQQWLDEDDHLYEETLREKLLAELIAAYNEKEDQAGAEALRSFEKQIVLRVLDDLWKDHLSTMDHLRHGIHLRGYAQKNPKQEYKRESFTLFSELLDSIKRDSIRVLSHVQVRREDPAEEEARLRQEAEALAARMQFEHAEAPGLEVAQAMEEGVDVDVALATAPVRNEQKLGRNELCYCGSGKKYKHCHGQIQ; this comes from the coding sequence ATGTTTGCGCCTTTGTTAAAGAAACTTTTTGGAAGCAAGAACGAGCGTGAAGTCAAGCGCATGCTCAAGACGGTACAGATCGTCAATGCCTTCGAAGAGCAAATGGTGGCCCTTTCGGACGATCAGTTACGCGCCAAGACCGCCGAATTCAAGGACCGCATCGCCAAGGGTGAAACCCTTGACCAGATCCTGCCCGAAGCCTTTGCGGTCTGCCGCGAAGCCGGCAAGCGGGTGATGGGCATGCGCCACTTCGACGTCCAGTTGATCGGCGGCATGACCCTGCACGAAGGCAAGATCGCCGAAATGCGTACCGGTGAGGGCAAGACCCTCGTGGCCACCCTGGCGGTGTATCTCAACGCATTGTCCGGCAAGGGCGTGCACGTGGTGACGGTCAACGACTACCTGGCCCGCCGCGACGCCAACTGGATGCGCCCGCTCTACGAATTCCTCGGCCTGACGGTCGGCGTGGTCACGCCGTTCCAGCCGCCGGAAGAGAAGCGCTTCGCCTACGCTTCCGACATCACCTACGGCACCAACAACGAATTCGGTTTCGACTACCTGCGCGACAACATGGCGTTCAGCATGGAAGAAAAATTCCAGCGTGAACTCAACTTTGCCGTGATCGACGAAGTCGACTCCATCCTCATCGACGAAGCCCGTACCCCGCTGATCATTTCCGGTCAGGCCGAGGACAGCTCCAAGCTGTACATCGAGATCAACAAGTTGATCCCGCAGCTCAAGCTGCACGTCGAGGAAGTCGAAGGCGAAGTGACCCAGGCCGGCCACTACACCGTCGACGAGAAGACCCGCCAGGTCGAGCTCAATGAATCCGGTCACCAGTTCATCGAAGAGATGCTGACCCGCGTCGGCCTGCTGGCTGAAGGCGAAAGCTTGTACTCGGCCCATAACCTGGGCTTGCTGACCCACGTCTATGCCGGCCTGCGTGCCCACAAGCTGTTCCATCGCAACGTCGAATACATCGTGCAGGACGGCCAGGTCGTGCTGGTAGACGAGCACACCGGCCGTACCATGCCGGGCCGTCGCCTGTCCGAAGGCCTGCACCAGGCCATCGAAGCCAAGGAAGGCCTGAACATCCAGGCCGAGAGCCAAACCCTGGCCTCGACCACCTTCCAGAACTACTTCCGCCTGTACAACAAGCTGTCCGGCATGACCGGTACCGCTGACACCGAAGCGTTCGAATTCCACCAGATCTACGGCCTGCAAGTGGTGGTGATTCCACCGAACAAGCCGCTGGCGCGCAAAGACTACAACGACCTGGTGTTCCTGACCGCCGAGGAGAAATACGCGGCGATCATCAACGACATCAAGGAAGGCATGGCCCAGGGCCGTCCGATCCTGGTGGGCACCGCCACCATCGAGACTTCCGAGCACATGTCCAACCTGCTCACCCAGGAAGGCATCGAGCACAAGGTTCTGAACGCCAAGTTCCACGAGAAGGAAGCCGAGATCATCGCCCAGGCCGGTCGCCCGGGTGCGCTGACCATCGCCACCAACATGGCCGGTCGTGGTACCGACATCCTGCTGGGCGGCAACTGGGAAGTGGAAGTCGCCTCCCTGGAAAATCCGACCCCCGAGCAGATCGCGCAGATCAAGGCCGACTGGCAGAAACGTCACCAGCAAGTGCTTGAGTCCGGCGGTTTGCAGGTGATCGCTTCCGAGCGTCACGAATCCCGTCGTATCGACAACCAGCTGCGTGGCCGTGCCGGCCGCCAGGGTGACGCCGGCTCCAGCCGCTTCTACCTGTCGCTGGAAGACAGCCTGATGCGCATCTTCGCCTCTGACCGGGTGAAGAACTTCATGAAGGCCCTGGGCATGCAGCCGGGCGAGGCGATCGAGCACCGCATGGTGACCAACGCCATCGAAAAGGCCCAGCGCAAGGTCGAAGGCCGCAACTTCGATATCCGCAAGCAGTTGCTGGAGTTCGATGACGTCAACAATGAGCAGCGTAAAGTGATTTATCACATGCGCAACAGCTTGTTGGCCGCCGACGACATTGGCGAAACCATCGCCGATTTCCGCCGCGAAGTGCTCGACGCTACCGTCAGCGCCCACATTCCGCCGCAGTCGTTGCCGGAACAGTGGGATATCGCGGGCCTGGAAGCTTCCCTGCGCAGCGATTTCGGCGTGTCCTTGCCGATCCAGCAGTGGCTCGACGAAGACGATCACCTGTACGAAGAAACCCTGCGGGAAAAACTGCTGGCCGAGCTGATCGCCGCGTACAACGAGAAAGAAGACCAGGCCGGTGCCGAAGCGCTGCGCTCCTTCGAGAAGCAGATCGTACTGCGTGTGCTGGACGACCTGTGGAAAGACCATCTGTCGACCATGGATCACCTGCGCCACGGCATCCACCTGCGCGGCTACGCCCAGAAGAACCCGAAGCAGGAGTACAAGCGCGAGTCCTTCACGCTGTTCTCCGAGCTGCTGGATTCGATCAAGCGCGACTCGATCCGTGTCCTGTCCCACGTCCAGGTGCGCCGCGAAGACCCGGCCGAGGAAGAAGCTCGCCTGCGTCAGGAAGCCGAGGCGCTGGCCGCGCGCATGCAATTCGAACACGCCGAAGCGCCAGGGCTGGAAGTGGCTCAGGCGATGGAAGAGGGCGTCGATGTGGATGTCGCCCTGGCCACCGCGCCGGTGCGCAACGAGCAGAAGCTGGGCCGTAACGAACTGTGCTACTGCGGTTCGGGCAAGAAATACAAGCATTGCCACGGGCAGATCCAATAA
- a CDS encoding Nudix family hydrolase translates to MKRIHVAAAVIRDAAGKILIARRADTQHQGGLWEFPGGKVEADESVETALARELNEELAIVVEAARPLIKVRHDYPDKQVLLDVWEVSAFRGEPHGAEGQPLAWVTARELTSYEFPAANQPIVAAARLPGEYLITPEGLETPALLRGMQKAIAGGIKLVQLRAPNGYDPQYRDLAVDAVGLCAGKAQLMLKGPFEWLGDFPSAGWHITAAQLRKHAAAGRPFGKDRWLAASCHNAEELSLAQQMDVDFVTLSPVQPTQTHPDAKPLGWDEAARLIEGFDRPVYLLGGVGPGERQKAWEAGAQGVAGIRAFWPEV, encoded by the coding sequence GTGAAACGAATTCATGTGGCGGCGGCGGTCATTCGTGACGCCGCTGGTAAAATCCTGATTGCCCGTCGGGCCGACACCCAGCATCAAGGTGGCCTGTGGGAGTTTCCCGGCGGCAAGGTCGAGGCCGATGAGTCCGTCGAAACCGCCTTGGCCCGGGAGCTGAACGAGGAACTGGCTATCGTCGTCGAAGCCGCCCGGCCCTTGATCAAGGTGCGCCACGATTACCCGGACAAACAGGTCTTGCTGGATGTTTGGGAGGTGTCCGCCTTCAGGGGCGAGCCCCATGGCGCCGAAGGTCAACCGCTGGCGTGGGTGACGGCCCGTGAGTTGACGAGTTACGAGTTTCCGGCGGCCAACCAGCCGATCGTCGCGGCGGCCCGTTTGCCGGGCGAATATTTGATTACGCCCGAAGGCCTCGAGACGCCGGCCTTGCTGCGCGGCATGCAGAAGGCAATTGCCGGCGGGATAAAGTTGGTCCAGCTCCGAGCGCCCAACGGCTACGACCCGCAATACCGCGACCTGGCGGTGGACGCGGTAGGGTTGTGTGCCGGCAAGGCGCAGTTGATGCTCAAGGGACCGTTCGAATGGCTGGGGGATTTTCCCTCCGCCGGCTGGCACATCACTGCCGCGCAACTGCGCAAGCATGCGGCGGCCGGTCGCCCGTTCGGCAAGGACCGCTGGCTCGCGGCCTCGTGCCATAACGCCGAGGAACTGTCCCTGGCGCAGCAGATGGACGTGGATTTCGTCACGCTTTCGCCTGTGCAACCGACCCAGACCCATCCCGATGCCAAGCCGTTGGGGTGGGATGAGGCGGCGCGGTTGATCGAAGGTTTCGACAGACCGGTTTATCTGTTGGGTGGGGTGGGTCCCGGAGAGCGGCAAAAAGCCTGGGAAGCTGGTGCGCAGGGTGTGGCGGGGATTCGGGCGTTCTGGCCTGAGGTTTGA
- a CDS encoding DUF721 domain-containing protein — protein sequence MAFRPLPAKAPAVLLREAKPLKAIFGHARRLGHLQRLLDSQLQPAAREHCHVASWREGSLLLIVTDGHWATRLRYQQKRLLRQLQAFEEFANLTRILFKVQPPTVQAGAKGHTLDLSTDAAATIQATAEGISDPNLKAALERLAAHARPKG from the coding sequence ATGGCCTTCCGCCCTCTTCCAGCCAAGGCACCCGCCGTTCTGCTGCGCGAAGCCAAGCCGCTGAAAGCCATCTTCGGCCACGCCAGGCGCCTGGGTCATCTGCAACGCCTGCTGGACAGCCAGTTGCAACCCGCCGCGCGCGAGCATTGCCATGTGGCGTCCTGGCGCGAAGGCAGCTTGCTGCTGATCGTCACCGACGGCCATTGGGCCACGCGCTTGCGCTACCAGCAAAAACGCTTGCTGCGTCAACTGCAGGCTTTCGAAGAATTCGCCAACCTGACGCGCATCCTGTTCAAGGTCCAGCCGCCGACCGTACAGGCCGGAGCCAAGGGACATACCCTCGACCTGTCGACCGACGCGGCCGCGACCATCCAGGCCACCGCCGAAGGCATCAGCGACCCCAACCTCAAGGCGGCGCTGGAACGATTGGCGGCGCATGCGCGGCCCAAGGGCTGA